From the genome of Onychomys torridus chromosome 14, mOncTor1.1, whole genome shotgun sequence:
gaaaaaaactAGTATAAACAGATCCTTTGAGGTTTCTGAAATTTAAACACTATGAAAAAGGAAAAGCCAATTTTTCAATAGTGCAGAGTTTAACTGGCCAGTCAAATATAAGCTAATTCTCCATGTGTTTCTAGAGAAATCAAGACAGATTTTAACGAATACATATTTGCTTATCTTAGTATGACCATAAAAATGTAATCTATCAAGCCAGTGATATCGTGTATAACATTAAGAccgaaatacaaatttaaaagagTAACCTAATAATAGTGAAATCAGGTATTCTTCAATGTGACAGGATTATTGCCATGGTTCCTAACTGGCCACAGTCTTGGAAACATCACGTGGAGGAGGAAGACTGGAAGCTTCAGGTAATAGTTTATCACTGATGTCCTCGACGGCAGCCAGGCACAAAGCAGACGCCTTCTTCAAATAATTTATACttgaccattttctttctttgcttttcttgttttggtttggttttattttgttttttgttttttgggttttttgggttttttttttctttttggttttttttttagatagggtttctctgtgtagccctatagaccaggctggcctcgaactcatagagatccacttacctctgcctcccaagtgctgggatgaaaggtgtgtgtcaccagatATGGCTCTTGACCATTTTCAAAAGTTTGATTTTCTGTTCAGGTTACCGAGTGTGGCTCAGACATTCTAATCAAGGTAAAGATCAGAGCTTACTGTGTATATTGGTGTTTTCTTTACAGGAAAGCCAAAAAGCAGGTTTTCCGCAAAGTATGTGACTATTAGGTCAAGGTTTCTTTAGAGTTCATAAGACGTCCCTTTTGCTAAACAGCTGCAGATATAATTAtctcggcttttttttttttttttctagagtagAGGACCCAAAAGTAGGTGATGTGGTTAAGATTTGAGAGGCTTAACTCAGTTGGGTTTCAGTCAAATTCAGTGACCATAAGGCCCAATTTCCCTACAGCACTTAAGAGTGGGGCTGAGTGGCTCCTCAGTGATCATTCAGATAACACATGTATATTATACTGCATAAACTAAAGTATGGCATGATAACCAACTATCAACAtggtaaaaacacaaaaattatttttttaaaagccacaggCAAACCCATTATTAGCATGTTGATGTAAAAATcagaagaggaaattaaaaaaataaagagaaaaagtgtTTTTTAGTATAAACTTCCACCACTCTGTACCATCCAACAGGGAGTTAGCAAATTTCAACTCCTAATTAACTGAGCGTGAAACAATCTCAGATATGGGACACTTCCGTCACTATGACACACTGCGATGCTTGTAGTCCCACAGCAGACCCATAAACAAGTTCACCTGACCATTTCCAGTCCTCAACATCAAATACTTGGTCATATGCATCAAACTAAGTTCCTACTGAGATCATAATAAACACTGCCCTTAATTTTCCCCAGAGCTctatagactttaaaaaaaaaaaaaaaaaaatgacctgccTTTAAATGATGTAATATGTATTCCTCAGAGAGTTTCATGATAGAAGGAAtcgtttctctctcctctggggAACTGAAAAACCCAGGTGCCcccgaattaaaaaaaaaaaaaaaaaaactattaaaaacaatCACAGTTCCTAAGACACTAAGGACACCATAACCGCTAGAGACTTTTGCTTATACAAACATGAACCCTTCCTTTTACCAAAACCTCAGCAAAAAATACAAACGAtacatgttaaaaacaaacaaacaaaaaacaagtttttaCTATTCTGGATGCTGATGAGCTCTTGAAGGAATAAGAAATGAAATACTCAAACCCCCAATTCAGTAACAAGGAAACAGCTATTCtttttccctgctgtgttctCAGAGGAGATGACACAGACATAATTTCCCTTACACTCTTTCTTAGAATCTCTACCGCTAATTCGGCTCACTTTCTACTGGCAAGTGGGAACAAACTCCCAATTTTGAGCAGTTGTAAGGTTTTACTCCCAGGTCTATAAAGCTCTGGTCCAAGCAGCATTCCCACTGAGCTTTGGAGTAACAGCTTAAGGTCAGGCCCGGGTTTCTCTCAAAAGCAGTACTGATCTCTGAAGCAAACCCTGATGGCAAGGGCTAGCCTGTGCACTGCAGGACATTTCAACAACATGTATGGCTTCTAGCTGTCAGCAATTGTTGCCTCCAGCTCCGATAACCAAAAATGTTTCCAGATATTGCCAGATGTCGCCTGGGGTACCAAACTGCTCCTGGTCGAGATTCATCACTTTAACCCAGGGTTATCTTGGGTATTATTGGATATTCAGTCAAATCCTTGTAATGAGACCTTCACCTACAGGTTTCAGCCAGTATTTGCAGAACTCCCAGCCTGATAAACATTTCAAATACAAGGTTAGTTAAGAGTATTTCTGGtccgatttaaaaaaaaaagacacgggTATGTCCACCACAAACCCGtgaggaaataaaagagaagtttgtaatttataaatattGGCATATACAGGGGACAGGTGTTTATGAGACATATACATCATATCTCCATAAAGGCCTTTTTGCTTAACCTTTATAATCTTTCCGAAAAGTATGCTTagaattttctttccctttcctttttttggtggtggtagggtctaacccaggacctcacatatgaactctaccactgagatacagcCCACCCTGATTAGAATTTCTATTACCAAAGTATCAAATATATTACcataacataaaataacaatGTGTGCATGTGGCAACACCATGCGATAGGAGGTATTTGGCATACATGCAGAAAAGCCACTATGCTGGAAGATACATCCTGGAACACCTCTGCGGCCGCTCTGGTAATTGAGCTGAGCAAAGCCAGACTTTAATCTCATCCTAGACAGCTGCTTTGTACAGCGGGCATCTTGGGTTCCATATCAAGTACTTTAGTCACAGTGGCTCATACAGTCCTCCCGCCGGTGGCACACAGGTACTTTTAGTGCCCACACTGtacaaaagaacaaagtcaggcaTGTTTAGAGACGTTAAGTCATTTGTCCAAGGTCACTCAAAGTGAGATTCCACACTCCAACCAAGCACCCAGGATCCTCGGCGATGCCTCAGTCCCTGTACTTCATGATGTCTACTCTGAGATCTCAAAAAACCAGTTACTTACAGTTACTTGCTACTTAGTGAGATCAGAGCTCTCTCCCTCTAGGGTGTCCTTTTAGTTACGCGCCCCTGTGGTGATCACGAGGCTGAAGGGTGACAGCGTGGTAGACGACTGTCCCTTTAGTCTTTGGACACAACAAGTAAACTCACACGAAGGAACTTGCGTGGCCTGAAATGGGAGACACTGGCCCAACAGGAGGGTGGGTCTCGGAGAATGAGCGAGCGCTCCAAAATCGCTACTGCGGCCATTGCTTCCTGCCTGTGCTTTGAGTCTGATGTTCCTCCAAGAACTCAAAGCCTCCCAAGTCTGGCTGctctccatctctcccactcCGAAGGATGCAGGGGACGGCGGCTGGGTACCGGGGGGGCCTACGCGCCTCTGAGGCTAGGGCAAAGCGGGGCTCTGACAGAGGGAGGCGGGCGTCCAGGGAGACGCCGGCAGGAGCACGCGGAGAGGCTAGCCCGGGGGACAGAGGTGGGGTCGCCAGGGTCGCCAGGGTCGCCAGGGTCGCCAGGGTCGGGAGGCGAGCGCGGTGCGCACCGAGGTGGGACGTGGACCCCGACTGACGCCGAAGAGATGCAGCGGAAGGAGCGGGACTGCCAACCCGGCTGGTCTGGGAAAGGAAGCGGGACGGGAACCAAGACATTTCGAAACGGGGTAGAAAATGACCTCGAGCACAGCCGTGATCCCCGCGGCGGTGGGGACACGGGTCGCCCGAGGTGCGCGGCCCCGAGCCGAGCGGTACCCACCCTTCCAGCGCCCCGGGCCTTTGCGTACCTGAAGAGGCCGCCTGGCTCCCCTCCACTCCCCGTCGGTCCCCGACGCCGCCCGCAGACCCGCGACGAGCTGCGGGGCTCCAGAAGGCCGGCCCCTCAGCCGCCTGCCTGTCCGACATCTGCAGCCCGCGCGGGGAGCTTCTCCGCAGCTGGCCGCTTGCGGCTCCGGAAACAGCCGAAGGCGAAGCGAGCGCGGCAGCCGAGAGCCGAGCGGAGCCGAGCGGAGCCCGGGGCCGGAAGGAACGGCGAGGCTGCGTCGGGAGCTGCCCGAGCTCTGGCCAGTGGAAGCTGGCGACGTGGACGCGCAGGGGGGACGGAGCGGGGGATTACTACGTGCTTTTGAtcgcctgttttttttttttttttttttttttttttttttacggtcAGCACTTGCAAGGCTCGACAAAAATCTCGGGAAGACTCCGGAAGACACAGCCGGAAATCGTGGTATCCATAGAGACGCTGTCGGAAGTTGAAGTTGCTAGGAGGCCTTGGGCGCTTCAACTGACTGCGTAATGGCTGAAGTCCCAGAAGATTATGATTCTGGCCCAGAGGAAAGTCAGAAGCTACAGCCTAAAAGGATTAAATCTCATGCAGTACATAATGCTAAATCAGACACCGCGGCAGAGGTAAACCCTGAGCTGCTCCCGGAGATAGACCAAGAGCCAGAGGAAGTAAAAACTAAGGGAGATGACTTTGAagagaggaagccaggcagtACAGAAAACGTACTCCTAAAGCCAGACAGGACGCCCGAAGAAGAAATTCCCAAGGAGACCAACATGGACCTACCTAGCCAAGCTGAACCAGAGAAAACTCAAGTGTTGAAGTTAGAGACATCATGGGGAGCAGGAGAGGATTTGGAGGTTCCCATGGGTGAAAAACATGAGGAGCCAGACCTACAGCCACCAGAGGTTTCGGTAGATGTACTCACAGAACCGCCTGCAGAAACAGATACACAGCCACCAGCAGAAACCAAGGTTCCAGAGGCAGCGAGCAGTGAGTTATCAGGAGTGACTGGGCAGAACGTTCCAGAGCAGTTGCTTAGGGAGGGGGACAAAGAAACAGGTCCCGAGCAGAACACACCAGACTTTCCAAGTGAAAAACCTAGAAAATCGGTTGAAAAGGAAGACCTGCCTCCACCAAAGACAACCAAGTCAGAGATTACAGAGCAGATACAAGAAAAGTCAGAGCCACCTGAGGTGACAAATCCAGAGCTTCCAGACCAGACACTAAGACAATCTACCGAGGAAGCAGATATTCGGCCTCCGGAAGAGAATCCAATAAAGTCCACAGAGCAGATAGGCACAGAGCAGCCTGAGCAAGTTGAGCCAAAATCCTCAGACGAGAAACCAAGACAGTCAATTGAAGAGAAAGTTCCAGAGCCATCGGAAGAACTCAAAGTGGGGCTTTCTGAAACTCCAGTTGATGAAACAAGTCTAGAGCTACCAGAAAAGGCAACACCAGAAGttacaaagaaaacacagataataTCTGCTGAGGAAAAAATTCCAGAGCTACTGGAAGAAATCAGACTGATGATTTCTGAAACTCTACTTGAAACAACATCAGAAGAGGCTGCTCTAAGActaccaaaagaaataaaaccggATGTTCAAGGGGAGACCCAAGAAAAGTCAATTGAGGAGAAAGTTCTAGAGCCATCAGAGGAGAAGGAACCAACAGGTCAGAAGGAAAAGCCGAGACAATCAAGTGAGAAGTCTCAAGCAAAGAGAACATCAGTAGAGTCAACAAAGGAAAAGGGCCCAGTGCTACAAGAACAGACTGAAGCAGAATTCCCAAAGAAGAAACTAGTAAAATCAACTGAGGAAACGGGTCAAGTGCCACCACAGACCAAACCAGAAGTTCAAGCGAAGTCACAGCCAGAACCAAGCAAACTTAAGTATCCTGTAGGCAAGGATGAGCTAATATTCTCTGACTATCacaaaaagatgtcagaaaaagaaactgacaaGGCTAAACATGAGTCTATGATAGGATCTCCCAGAGAAAGTGTCGAATCAGCTGGTACAGAAGAATCTCATGAACGTCTCAAAGAGCTTCAGGCTGATACCAGAGAACCATTCCCAACCATTCCTGCTTCAGAGTCTCAATTGGAACTGAGAGATTCAGCTATTGAAAAGAAAGTTGTAGTTTTATCCCAGGGGTCGGAGAAAATGAGGCTTAAAGAACCCAAGATCAACAAAAATATTAGCCTAAAATTTGAATACCTTAAGTGGAGCCCAGAAAGGGTTGCAGAGTGGATTAGTGAGCTAGGCTTCCCTCAATACAAGGTATACAAAAACAATGCTTTTTGAAGTCACATCCTCCAAtcccattttttttccctctatactgatgtgttctctttccttttttttcaataCAAATACAGAGATGTCCTGGACTGTGAGAGAAGTaaatttggagtgtgtgtgtgtgtgtgtgtgtgtgtgtgtgtgtgtatgtgtctttttctgtcttgtttgtgTGGTGGTGGAGACTGAACCCAGTTCAGTAGCACATATTAAACGTGCATGTTTAGCTTATAACTGatagatatacatgtatataatatttcTGAAGAAAAGGTTATATTTGATTTTCCTATTCATCTCAATTCTCTTCATTCCTtgaataaaggttaaaaaaatgtgTAATCCTCTTTTTGTagaaatctatatttttaatacatttgggCAAAACCAGGCCTTTCTGCACTTTTTTCAAGATGTCTCAGAGACAACTCCCTTACCCCGAATCTACTGTTAATCCTATCTGCCCAAGTATGTCATATGTACCATGAGCACTTAAGAATATTAATGCATGTTACCTATCAGCCCAAATTGGTTTTATCAAGAATAGTGTGTGCTTCTTAACTTATTGATGCCAACCATGGCATTAGGATGTCACAAAATACAGGATCTGAAGCCTTTTGTACCTTTTGGACTTAAAAATGTCCTTGAGACTGAGCATGGTTGACTcaggtctgtaatcctagcactcaggagacaagagacaggcagatcaccatgggttggaggccagcctgggttatcaactgagttccaggtcagcctgggctagagagtgataCCTTTCCTtagccctgcctctgccccccccaaaaaaaaagtcacaggaaGAAAAATTAGCCACAACATACAAAAGCAGATTGAAGCCACAGCATGAAATGTAACCCAACACTTACATGATTTTTTGAAGATGTGGTTTTGCCCCTCTTTTCTTCCAGCTGCAGTAGTACATGTTTAAGTACTGTTTGTTCTTCTTGTATTGACAGGAGTGTTTTACTGCCAACTTCATCAATGGTCAGAAACTCATCCATGTCAACTGCTGCAACCTGCCTCAGATGGGGATAACTGATTTTGAAGACATGAAGGTGAGCTGTTTAGTAGGTTCCTTTTGGATAGTACTAGGGCCGTGCTACCTACCACCTGCCCCAGACCATTCTCCTTCCCCTGTTTGGTCGGTGGTGTGGTCGTGCTCTCATCCCTTGGCCTTACAGAGGCTGCTTCCTCCCTCTGTTTTGACCCCAACAAAGGTAAGAATTGTCGCTTGCTCCTGTGTCATTCACACTgtctggttttcttcattttcactcTCCAGACTCCAGAGTCTGTTTGGTATAGGAAGCCCGTAAATGTTCCCCTGCAGtagcttctaaaaatggtcttcAGATTTAGATTTGATTTTTTAAGGGGTCTTTTGAAATGAAGACTATCTATTTGGAATAGAATAATTTCTTAggtttcatacatttattttgtttttcaagatggggtttctctgcatagccctggctgtctgaaacttgctctgtagatcagactagccttgaacttcagaaATCTCCTACTTCTGACATCtgaggtccatctgcctctgccttccaagtgctgggattaaaggtgtgcgacaccaccacccagctcagattcagttgtttttgttttttgtttgtttgtttgtttgttttaagataggtTCCTAGTCTCCACTTTTGTATGGTTTGAATACGagtggcctccataggctcacatatttgaatgtttagttgttagggagtggtactacttgagaaggattaggtggtgtggccttgtaagaggaagtgtcactggggatgggctttgaggc
Proteins encoded in this window:
- the Samd15 gene encoding sterile alpha motif domain-containing protein 15, yielding MAEVPEDYDSGPEESQKLQPKRIKSHAVHNAKSDTAAEVNPELLPEIDQEPEEVKTKGDDFEERKPGSTENVLLKPDRTPEEEIPKETNMDLPSQAEPEKTQVLKLETSWGAGEDLEVPMGEKHEEPDLQPPEVSVDVLTEPPAETDTQPPAETKVPEAASSELSGVTGQNVPEQLLREGDKETGPEQNTPDFPSEKPRKSVEKEDLPPPKTTKSEITEQIQEKSEPPEVTNPELPDQTLRQSTEEADIRPPEENPIKSTEQIGTEQPEQVEPKSSDEKPRQSIEEKVPEPSEELKVGLSETPVDETSLELPEKATPEVTKKTQIISAEEKIPELLEEIRLMISETLLETTSEEAALRLPKEIKPDVQGETQEKSIEEKVLEPSEEKEPTGQKEKPRQSSEKSQAKRTSVESTKEKGPVLQEQTEAEFPKKKLVKSTEETGQVPPQTKPEVQAKSQPEPSKLKYPVGKDELIFSDYHKKMSEKETDKAKHESMIGSPRESVESAGTEESHERLKELQADTREPFPTIPASESQLELRDSAIEKKVVVLSQGSEKMRLKEPKINKNISLKFEYLKWSPERVAEWISELGFPQYKECFTANFINGQKLIHVNCCNLPQMGITDFEDMKTISRHTRELLGIEEPLFSRSISLPSRDNIGLFLEQKGHSGVKSDSLTFSKFVEASGLQEYGPEIEAMENPEEQCPEETEALLQDDGVGEE